The Candidatus Tumulicola sp. genomic sequence CATCCGTGTGACCGGGCGTGTGCACGACGCGGATCTCACCGTCGCCGAACGCCAAGCTTTCGCCGTCGCTGACCGAGACGGCATCGCGCGAGAGCGCGCCGAGCGCCGGCGCGTCAAGGCGGTGGACCGCGATGCGCGCCGATGGGAACGCGCGACGGATCTCGGGGACCCCGTCGATATGGTCGGGATGTTTGTGCGTGACGAGGATGTAGTCGAGCTTGACCGGAGAGCGCTGCAGCGTCGCGATGATGTTGCGCGTATTCCCGCCGGGATCGACGAAAGCCGCAACTTTTTGCTGCTCGAGGATGAGGAAATAGCCGTTGCTCGGGTGCGGGGTGTTGATCTGATGTCCGATGTGCTGGCCTTGCTCGCGCTCGACGGGGCGCCAGCGCGAGAGGGCGATGTCCGCCAGCTTGCCCGCATCGAGTTTGAGCGCGCGCCCGATAGCCCGCGCCTCGTCTTCGCTGGGCTTGGCGGCGTCCTGCATGAATTGCGCCAACCGTTCCGCGGCAACGCCGGTGCGCGCCGAGAGTTCGGAGACCTCTGTGCCGCGTCCGCGCGACGCTTTGCGGATGATGTCCCCGAAGGTGTCTTCAAGTTCGAGTTTGATGATCACCCCGCGGTCATTCGGCGGCGGCAGGGGCAGGCGCCTGGGAGCCGCGCAATTTCGAGATTTGGAAGAACGGCAGAATAACCGCCGTCGCGATGAGCGATATCGCCAGGGCGAGCGACACGTCGGCAAACGCGCCGACGAACGCCTGTTGCGTCAGCAACAACGAGAGTAAGGCCTTTGCCTGCTGCGCTGCCAGCGCGGCCGAAGAGCCATGCGCCATAAAGCCGGCGGTGAACGAGGCAAGCCGCTCGCTGGTCTGGCTTGAGAACTGCGTCAGGGCCTCGCCGAAACGTTCGAAATGGAATTTCTCGCGATTGACGACCATCGTCGCCAGGATCGCGATGCCGAAGGAACCGCCAAGCGTGCGCGTGAGATTGAACAAGGACGAGCCGTCGGCACGATCCCTCGGCGCGAGTGCGGTCAGCGACAGCGCGCCGATGGAGGTGAACATGAACGGCAGCGAAGCGCCGCGCAGGATCTGGATCCACATCAGCGTTGACCACGAGGTTTGCAGATCGGCGAGGCTTTGGAAGTAGAGCGCCGCAGCGAAAAGCCCGAGTCCGAAGAACATCAAAAACCGCCCGTCGATGAAGGACGACAGCTGGCCCACCACGGGGAACAGCACGAGACTGACCAGGGCCGCGGGGAAGAGCAACAGCCCGATCTGCAACGCGGTGTAGTGCAGCAGATTGCCGGCGAACAGCGGCGTGATGAACAGCATGCCGAAAAGCGCCGCGCCCAGCATCGCGCCGGCGACCGAGCCGAGCGTGAAATTGCGGTTGGCGAAGATCCGAATATTGATGAGCGGGTGCTCGACGCGCAGCTCGATGACGAGAAAGGCGATGAAGGCAGCGAGGGAAAGGGCGCTCATCCCGATGATGAACGACGACTCGAACCAGCCGTTTTTCTCGCCCTCCTGGAGCACGATCTGCAGGGTGGCCAGCCACGTCCCCACCGCGAGCAAGCCCCAAATGTCGATCGGCCGAGAAGCGCGCTGCGCGAGAGCTTCGCGGTTCTCGCCGATGAGCGTTTGGCTCAAGATGATCGAGAGCGTGACCAGCGGCACGTTGACGAAGAATATCCACGGCCACGACAGGGTGTCGGTGAGCCAGCCGCCGAGCGTGGGGCCGATGGCGGGTCCGATCGTCGCGCCCACGCCGTACAGCGCCGATGCCATCGCGAATTCCGAGGGCGGGAACGCCTCGAGCAGGATGGTGAGCGACACCGGCAGGATGGCTCCGCCGCCGATGCCCTGCAGCACGCGGAAGAAGATGAGCGAAGGCAAGTTCCACGACAGACCGCACAGCAGCGAAGCCACCATGAACACGAACTGGCTGATCGCGAAATAGCGCTTCAGTCCGATGACGCTGGAGAGCCAGCCGGTCGTCGGGATGATGATGACGTTGCTGATGAGATACCCGGTGATCACCCAATCGATCTCGTCTACGCCTGCCCCAAAGCTTGACTGCATGTTCGGAATGGCGACGTTGACGATGCTGGCATCCAGCACCGCGGTCAGCGCCGCGAGCATCACCGGGATGGCGATGAGCCATTTGTTCCCGGTGATCACCTTGGAATAGGATTGCATGCTCTGCCGGACTAGTGGTTGCTTGTGTCGATCGTGACTTCGACCGAAAGCCCCTGTCGCAAGGCTTGGTCGGCGTTTGGATCTTGGTCCACGGTGATGCGCACCGGAACGCGCTGCACGACCTTGGTGAAGTTGCCGCTCGCGTTGTCGGGCGGGATGAGCGAGAACGTGGCGCCGGTGGCCGGCGCGATGTTCTGGACCTTGCCGGTGAGCCTAAGTTTCGGATAGGCGTCCACCTTGATGTCGACCGGCTGGCCCACGCGCACGTTGGTCAGCTGCGTCTCCTTGAGGTTGGCCGTGATCCATAACGCGTGGGGATCGGCGACCGCCATGAGCGGCTGGCCGACGGCCACGGAATCGCCGACATTGACCGACTTCTTGCTCACCACACCGTCGATCGGGGCCAAGATGGTCGCGTACGAGAGTTGCAGCCGGGCGAGATCGAGCGCCGCCTTGGCGGCCCTGACCTGCGCGGCGCCCGTCGCCGCCTGCGCCGACTTGATCTGGGTGGTCTGGAAGCCGGTCTCCGCTTGCGCAAGTTGGGCACTCCCGGCCGCGATTTGGTTTTGGGCCTGCCCGATGCCGGCTTGCGCCTGCGCGACTGCGGCCTGCGCTTCGCGCACGCCCTGCGCGGCGGCATCCCGCGCGGCGCGGGCGGCGTCGTACGCGGCCTTGGCCGCATCCCATTGCGACTGCGCAATGGCCCCCTGAGCCACCAGCGTGCGCGCGCGTTGCTCATCCGAGGCGGCCTTTGTGAGCGCGGCCTGCGCCGCATCGAGTTGAGACTTTGCGGCGGCGACCGCGGCTTGAGTCGAGGTGTACTTCGCCTGCGCGTTCTGCAGCCCGCCTTGCGCCTGGCCGATGCCCGCACTCGCTTGCGCCGTCTGCGCCGCCGTCAACGCCGCTTGCTGCGGTACGCCGATCGTGGCGGCACGCCCGTTGGCGACTGCCTGCGCGTACGCGGCCGCGGCTTGTTCCACGGCGCCTTTGAGGTCGCGATCGTCCAGCAGGACCAACTTGTCGCCCTTGTGGACGAAACGGTCGTCCTCGACGTAGACCGCCTTGACCTGGCCCTTCACCTTAGGACTGATGTTCGTGATGTCGCCGCTGATCTGCGCGTCGTCAGTCGAAACGTGGCGCGATGCATAGATGAAATACGGTATGCCGACGATCAAGCCGATGATGACGAGCGCTGCGGCGATTGCGATGATGATCCTGCGACGGCTTCCGTTGCCGGCAGGAGTCTGTTGCGCCACGGACTTATGCGCTCGGCAGTTCGAATTTCGGCAGGCTGAGCGTGCCGACGTGCGCGCGCAGTTTGTCGAGCAGTTCGACGAGCTGGCGCTTTTCTTTCGTGCTGAAGCAGCTGACTATTTGCTTGGTGATGCCGTGGTGGCGCGGCGCGAACCATGCCATGAACTCTTTGCCCTTCTTGGTCAACTCCGCCAGCACCATGCGCCGGTCGCCGGGATAATCCGTGCGCTGCACGACTCCGTCCCGGACCAGGCCATCGATGAGGCCGGTGATGTTCGCGCGCGTGACCACGAGGTAGTCGCCCAACTCAGACAGCGGCAGCGAGTTCGAATCGACCGCATCGAGCACCATGAGGATGTTCAGGCGGCCAGGCGTGAGGTTCAGGTCGCCGTAGGTTGACTCGAATAGATTGCTGAGTTCGCTGAGGGTTCGCTTCAGGGTGATCATGAGGTTGACGTTGTCGAAGTTGCCGCTGGAACAGGACTGGCAGTAGTGCATGATGCCCGAGCGGAGCTTGAGTAGATCGTCAGTCGTCTCGTCAGCGGGCGCGGTGGCAGCGGTGGTTGTCTCGTCCATACGGCTCCTTGATAGTTTAGTGCCTAACCATTTATGCCCTCATGGTATAGGCTCCTCCCTGCCACCTTGAGTGCGCCCCCCTCCGTTAGCCCTATCTCACCACAATCGTGAGAGCCATGTTTCTGTGCCCGGAGCCGCACTGAATCGAGCAATGAATGACGTACGTTCCGGCTTTCGGCGTGAACGTCACTCTCGCGAATTGGTCCTGACTGATCGCGGTTTGCGGGATCCCGAGCTCGTCCGATTGGATGCCGTGCACGCCCGAAGTGGAGGTCAATCGCAATGTCACCGGTCTTCCGGCGGCAACGCTGATCGTATCGGGCGTGAATTTCCAGTTGGACGCGACGATGTTGACGACAGAAACGACGGTTGCCGTCGGAGGCGGCGGTGCCGCCGCGGCTGCCATGGCCACGCTCACCGTCCGGGAGTTGCCGTCGTAGTTGACGTTCGCTCCCAACGATTCCGAGATGAAGCGCAGCGGCACCAACGTGCGCGCACCCACCAAGAACGGCGCGACGTCCAAAGAGGTCGCCTGGCCGTTGATGGTCGCCGCCGTCGAGCCGATGTGCAGTTGGATGTTGCGGTGGTTGCCGGTCGCGTTGATCAAACCGTTGTCGTAGACGACGGTCGCGCCAAGACGCTCGAAGACGCCGCGCAGCGGCACAAAAACGCGTCCGCTCCTCACGATGGGCGGCTGGTCGAACGATGCCTCTTGGCCGTTCACGATGATGCGTACGTTGTCCGCAAGGGCTTGCGCCGATGGAAACATGCTCACGCTTGGACTAAGGAACGAGAGCGACAAAACAATCGTAAGAGCACGAAGGATTCGCATAAGATACCCCTTCCTAATTAGGTCATACCCAAAAGGAGGGAGTCTCAACTACGCTCGGCCTTTAGTGGAGAACCCGTGGAACAAATGGTCCGTGTTTTGTGAACAGCGACGCCGCATCGCGCAGCACGGACTGCATTTCGTCTGCCAGTACGTCAGGCTCGTAGATCTCCAGATAATTGACGTGTTGACCGGCTTTGTTCGTCTCCATCGCGAGGTTGATCGACTTGCTCAAAGCCAGGGGCGGATTGCCCTTAGCGCCCATCACGGCGCTGCTGTTTTCGGCTGAGGTACGCAGTTGAAGGCCTGTGATAATGCGCCCGCTATAACCGATCACAAACTGATCTTCTTTTTCTGAATTGGGGCTGTGAGGACCGGGGCCCGCATGGACGTTGCTTGACTGAAGCGCAAATCGGCGTCCCAACAGATCATTTGCCGAGTCGACAATCGCCTGTTTGGTGCGCAACCCCTCGCCAGCATCGACTTTGCTCTGGTCATTGATATTCAGACCAGACCCCTCAGACAGCGAGATGTACTGACTAGGGAAGTCGGCGGCATAAGCTTTGAAGATATTCTGCCATGCCCCGATATACTTGGACGGCGTATAACCGTCATTTCCCCACGTCTTAAGATCCTTCGGCGAATTCGGCAGCGTGAACTCTGCAGAGACCGATGTCGGTCCGTCAGCTGCGACCAGTCTCAGAGCGGGCGACGATCCGTACCTGTCGCCCACCTGCTTCACGAACGCCAGCCAATTGGCAAGATACGTTGGGTCCCACGGCATCGGAAGCGGCAAAACGGTGCCTTTGCCGGGGCCATATTGGATTGCGAACGGTTCGGTCTTCGCGCCTGCCAAAGCCCACGTAGGAGCAAAGAATCCGGGGAAAATGAGGAGGTGCACCCATTTTTTTGATGCAGCGGCCGCAGCGAACAGCGCATCCAGATTCGACCAATCCGGTTTTCCTTGGGTCGCCTCGATGTCGCTCCAATGGATCTGAAGCGCGACGCCGCTTATGGAGGGATTATTCAAGGCCTTCAGCCATGATGGATCCTTCAGCTCGGCGGTATCTATGACCACCACGAGCCCGCTCGGTGCGGCGACCAAGGTTGGGGGACCCGGATGACCGATCACGTGCGGCGTGCCGCCACCAACGGGCCCCGCAGACGCCTGCACGAAAGAGGCGACCGCAAGCAACGCGGCCGCGAATAACGGAAGAAGCACAGCTGTCACAAGAGAGCGTCTCATGATGCGGTAACTCCGGCGCTTGCTTTAGAGTTCCTCCGAACCAGCGATTATAATGCTCCGCTCATATTCTCTACCGCCCGCACACGCGTACGTTTGCCTACAGGCTGCGGCGGTACGTCGCGACGCCCGCTTCGACGCCGGTGCGCGTGAGGCCTAAGGACCGCGCCAGCGCGGCGAACGAGACGTTCTCGGCAAGCGTGTATGCGAAGAGCTCCTTGACCCCGCGAGCGCGCAGTTCAGTCGCCAGCCGCTCGACGAGCCGCCGGCCGACGCCTTGCCGGCGCGCGTCTCGCGAGACGATGATTCCAAGCTCAGCCGAATCGCGCCCGTCGATCCACGCGTGCGCCATGCCGACCGGCTCGTCGCCGCGCTCGGCCAGCAAGCCGACGACGTTGTCGCCGAGCTCGACGAACTGGCGCAGCTGCGCATCGTCCAGATCTTCTTTGAATTGGAAGAAACGGCAATACCGGTCTTCACTCGTGGTGTGTTCGAACACATAGCGGCAACGCGCCAGATCATCGGATCGGATAAGCCTGACCCACACGCTGATCCGCTCCCCCACATGCTCGCCCTGCTCGCGGAAGTGATAGCCGAGATCCGTGAAGAGCGGCGAGGAGATCAGCAGATCGGCGGAACTGCGGTTGCATGCGATGGGCACGTCGTGCAGCACGGCGAGGCGCAGCAGCATCTTGACGTCGACGTCATGCGGTTGCGGCGTGAGCGGATCCCAGAAGAAGAAGACGACGTGGATCCGCCCCTCGGAGATCAGCGCGCCTACTTGCGCGTCGCCGCCGAGCGGGCCCGACAACAGCGTGTTGATGCGCAAGTCGAGTTTGCGTGCCACCGAACTTGCGGTCGTCGCGGTGGCGTAGATATCGCAATTCGAAAGCGTGTCGGCGTTGAACGCCGCCCACTCCGCCATCTCGTCTTTGCGGGCGTCGTGGGCGATAAGGGCGACACTGAGCCGTTCGGGTTCGTCCCTGGTGAAAGCAAGCGCCATGGCCGCCATTCTACCACGCGGGGCCTAAGGTACGGTTATGCACTCGTGACGATGTTGGCGCCCGCAGTGCTGCAATCGTCGCACCCCCGGCGCCGCACCGGGACGGTAAACGGGAGCCCGCGGCCGACGTGCGACCGCGGGCTCCGTTGGTGTGAGACCTGTAGGGTCTATTGGACGCTTCCAGATGTGGTCGTCACGGTCACGTTGACGACGGCGGCATGGCCGAACCCGTCGCTGATCGTGACGGAGCACTTGCCCGCGCTCGCCGATGCCAGCGTGAACTGAGCGCTCGGGCCGTTCGCGGTGGCCGGCGAGAGGTTCGCGACCGGTCCGGTGCTGCACGTATTCGCGATCGTGAAGGCTTGCGTGAAGCCGCCTTCAACGGCCACGAAGGTCTGTTGCGAACCGGCGGTGGTGAAGTTCACGTTGATCGCCGACCCGGGTGCTCCGCCGCCTGACTGGACGGTGAGCCCCGCGCCGCCGTTAGGCGTGACGACCGTCGTGGTCTCATTGCCGGTGCAACCGGCGAACGCGAGCACGGCGACGAACGCCAGCATTCCAAATGATGTCTTCATTAGTACACCAGCTTTCCAATCCGGCCCGGATTGAGACCCGTGCCGGGCTCGCAGAACCACAGTGAACCATCGGGTGCTACCGCGATTCCCTTCACTCCTAGTCCGATGACCGGCGAGGTGTATTCGGTCACGACGCCGCCGGTGGTGACGCGGCCGATCCGGTCCAATCCGCTCTCGGTGAACCACAGCGCGCCGTCCTTGCCGACGGTGATTCCGAGCGGGTTCGCGGTCGCCGTGACCGTCGGGAACTCACCGGTAACCGTGAAACTCGTAGGATCGAGGCGTCCGATTCTGCTGGTCCCAAATTCGGTAAACCACACGTTGCCGTCCGGCCCGCGAACGATCCCCGACGGCGCTGAACCCACTGTCAGTGGGATCTCGGTGATGGCGCCGAAGAGCATCGGGATCCGCCCGATCTGGTCGGCCGCGTTCTCGGTGAAGTAGAGATTGTTATCGGGTGCGGTTGCGATGCCGAACGGCTTCGAATTCGCCGTCGGAATCGTCGTTTCGCCGGAGACGCCGCTTGTCAAACCCTGGAATCCGACGTGGTTGCCGACGTTGCCCGTGAACCAGACGTTTCCGTCGCCGCGATCCACCAACAGTTGGGGCCCGTCGGACGCGAACAGAGTGCTGAATTCGGTGAACGCGCCGGCGGTCGTCACTCTGGCGATTTTGCTCCCGTTGAACTCGGTGATCCACAAGTTGCCATCAGCAGCGCCGACGATCCCCCGCGGATCCGACGACGCCGTGGGGACTGTGAACTCGGTGACCACGCCGGCCGGGGTGATGCGGGCAACGGCGTTGCCGGGGGATTCGGTGAACCACATGTTGCCGTCGGCACCGGCGGCGATCCACTGAGGCTTATTGGCCGCGACCGGGATGGAGAATTGGTAGAACGTCGGCTTCGGCGCGAATGTCGTCGAAGCGGTGGCGACGCCGGTGGACGTGGCGACGATATCGGCGGTCCACAGCGTACCGCCGTTATACGTCAACGTCGCGGTGGTTGCCGAGTTCGGAATATTGTTTGCTGACAGCGCCAGCGTGCCGCTGTTCGCCGGATCGCTGATGGCAAGGTGGACCGGGGCGCTGTAGTCGCCGGGCCCCACGATGACGTTCCCATCCGCGTCCTTAGCGGCTAAATTGACGTTCACCGTCGCCGGTACGCCGGCGTTGGGACTCTGGTTGGACAGCGAAATCGCGAGCGAGGCTATGACGCCGTTGAGCGTCGCAGAAATGACATTCGCAGTGCCGGCGACGATGTTCTGCGTGATCGACGCGCGGCTCAACACGTTACCCTGACCATTTTGCGCGTCATAACTGGCAAACGCGAAGGTATCGACGCCTACGGGCGCATCGATGACGATCGTCGTCGCGGGCGCGTTGACGAACTGAGCCGTTCCGCCGTTGACGGCAACGCTGACGCTGCGCGCAGTCGCCGGCAGATACTTGGGCGTGATGGACAGCGTCTTGGGCGCCGGCCAGTGGACCGTGAAGGTCACTTTCGCCATTCGCTGAGGTGTGATTCCGGGCCCCGGAGGCATGACGGGGTTGGATGCTCCACTGCATGCGCTCAAACCGCCCACCACCAAGGCGATAGCGAGAGCACGCAAGCAATAGAGATGGCCAGAGCCCCTTGATGAACTAGTTTTCATCGGGATCTCCAATTATCGGCGCGAGGTGGCCGGAGGCATTCCCGTCACAGAAAGCTTTTCCTTGCCGCAAAACCGCACCGAACGAAAGTTCGCCCCCCTCGTAAGGATGGCAGGTGCGGCCTCGTGCGTCGCCATAGGTGGGGTCAAGGAGAAAGTCATGCCGACCGAATGCACGCATCTCGATCACATCCACAAAGTCACGCCCAGCGCGGCGGGCTGCGAGGAGTGTCTCGCGATGGGCGATAGCTGGGTCCACTTGCGCGAATGTTTGGAATGCGGACATGTCGGATGCTGCGATGATTCCAAGAATAAGCACGCGACGAAACATTTCCACAAGACGCAGCACCCCATCATACGTTCGTTTCAGCCGGGGGAGCATTGGAAATGGTGCTATGTCGATGAGGTGATGTGGGAGTGAAGTGGTTTTTCGAGCCCGGTCACACGGCGGCGGAGTTCCGCGCGCGACACATGATGGTGACCTGGGTACGCGGTCAGTTCAAGAACGTTTCGGGCGACCTCGAGTTCGACCCCGAGGACCTGACCAAGACGAAGATC encodes the following:
- a CDS encoding MBL fold metallo-hydrolase; the encoded protein is MIIKLELEDTFGDIIRKASRGRGTEVSELSARTGVAAERLAQFMQDAAKPSEDEARAIGRALKLDAGKLADIALSRWRPVEREQGQHIGHQINTPHPSNGYFLILEQQKVAAFVDPGGNTRNIIATLQRSPVKLDYILVTHKHPDHIDGVPEIRRAFPSARIAVHRLDAPALGALSRDAVSVSDGESLAFGDGEIRVVHTPGHTDGSICFIYRGSIFTGDTLFAGSVGGCFGDRFGYEDLLHGAATKIFTLPDETVVLPGHGPPSTIEEEREHNPFF
- a CDS encoding DHA2 family efflux MFS transporter permease subunit, with translation MQSYSKVITGNKWLIAIPVMLAALTAVLDASIVNVAIPNMQSSFGAGVDEIDWVITGYLISNVIIIPTTGWLSSVIGLKRYFAISQFVFMVASLLCGLSWNLPSLIFFRVLQGIGGGAILPVSLTILLEAFPPSEFAMASALYGVGATIGPAIGPTLGGWLTDTLSWPWIFFVNVPLVTLSIILSQTLIGENREALAQRASRPIDIWGLLAVGTWLATLQIVLQEGEKNGWFESSFIIGMSALSLAAFIAFLVIELRVEHPLINIRIFANRNFTLGSVAGAMLGAALFGMLFITPLFAGNLLHYTALQIGLLLFPAALVSLVLFPVVGQLSSFIDGRFLMFFGLGLFAAALYFQSLADLQTSWSTLMWIQILRGASLPFMFTSIGALSLTALAPRDRADGSSLFNLTRTLGGSFGIAILATMVVNREKFHFERFGEALTQFSSQTSERLASFTAGFMAHGSSAALAAQQAKALLSLLLTQQAFVGAFADVSLALAISLIATAVILPFFQISKLRGSQAPAPAAAE
- a CDS encoding HlyD family secretion protein — protein: MAQQTPAGNGSRRRIIIAIAAALVIIGLIVGIPYFIYASRHVSTDDAQISGDITNISPKVKGQVKAVYVEDDRFVHKGDKLVLLDDRDLKGAVEQAAAAYAQAVANGRAATIGVPQQAALTAAQTAQASAGIGQAQGGLQNAQAKYTSTQAAVAAAKSQLDAAQAALTKAASDEQRARTLVAQGAIAQSQWDAAKAAYDAARAARDAAAQGVREAQAAVAQAQAGIGQAQNQIAAGSAQLAQAETGFQTTQIKSAQAATGAAQVRAAKAALDLARLQLSYATILAPIDGVVSKKSVNVGDSVAVGQPLMAVADPHALWITANLKETQLTNVRVGQPVDIKVDAYPKLRLTGKVQNIAPATGATFSLIPPDNASGNFTKVVQRVPVRITVDQDPNADQALRQGLSVEVTIDTSNH
- a CDS encoding MarR family transcriptional regulator, with the protein product MDETTTAATAPADETTDDLLKLRSGIMHYCQSCSSGNFDNVNLMITLKRTLSELSNLFESTYGDLNLTPGRLNILMVLDAVDSNSLPLSELGDYLVVTRANITGLIDGLVRDGVVQRTDYPGDRRMVLAELTKKGKEFMAWFAPRHHGITKQIVSCFSTKEKRQLVELLDKLRAHVGTLSLPKFELPSA
- a CDS encoding stalk domain-containing protein, which codes for MFPSAQALADNVRIIVNGQEASFDQPPIVRSGRVFVPLRGVFERLGATVVYDNGLINATGNHRNIQLHIGSTAATINGQATSLDVAPFLVGARTLVPLRFISESLGANVNYDGNSRTVSVAMAAAAAPPPPTATVVSVVNIVASNWKFTPDTISVAAGRPVTLRLTSTSGVHGIQSDELGIPQTAISQDQFARVTFTPKAGTYVIHCSIQCGSGHRNMALTIVVR
- a CDS encoding methylglyoxal synthase — its product is MALAFTRDEPERLSVALIAHDARKDEMAEWAAFNADTLSNCDIYATATTASSVARKLDLRINTLLSGPLGGDAQVGALISEGRIHVVFFFWDPLTPQPHDVDVKMLLRLAVLHDVPIACNRSSADLLISSPLFTDLGYHFREQGEHVGERISVWVRLIRSDDLARCRYVFEHTTSEDRYCRFFQFKEDLDDAQLRQFVELGDNVVGLLAERGDEPVGMAHAWIDGRDSAELGIIVSRDARRQGVGRRLVERLATELRARGVKELFAYTLAENVSFAALARSLGLTRTGVEAGVATYRRSL
- a CDS encoding UBP-type zinc finger domain-containing protein, with translation MPTECTHLDHIHKVTPSAAGCEECLAMGDSWVHLRECLECGHVGCCDDSKNKHATKHFHKTQHPIIRSFQPGEHWKWCYVDEVMWE